From the genome of bacterium:
CAAGCTCTGAAGGCTGCATACTTAACGGTCCGATTCTAATCCATCTTCTGGCTCCTCCTGCAGCTCTGCCAATGTAGGGAAAATACACAAGGATTAATAGAATAATTGTTAGAACTAAAAGAGGTTTTCCAAGTTTTTTAAGCATTTCGTAGCGGATATTCATACTTGTAAACATAAATATAAGCCCTATAAAAGCCATGATTAAATGGCGGGCAAGGAAATGAAAGGGATTATTGAATTTCAATATAGAAACCATAGCTGCTGTATTGAATACCATTATTATTCCAATACCAATCAGGATGAATATAACAGATAGCAATGCAATATTCTGTTTATGCATGCTCGATTCTTGATTTTAGCGTATTAACAGCATTTTTGAAGAGATTGCCTCGTTCTATGTAGTTTTGAAACATATCAAAACTGCTGCATGCAGGGGAAAGTAAGATTGTATCATTTTGGACAGCTAATGAAAAAGCTTCCTCTACTGCGTCATCCATTGAATAAACGTATGTTAGGGGAACCAGTTCTCCAATGTCCTTTTTTATTATATCTTTAGCTTCACCAATTAGAATAAGATGTTTGACTTTATTTCTGATAGCTTGTTCCAAATAGGTGTAGCTGCTCCCCTTATGTTTACCTCCCATAATAAGAATAATTGGAGAGAGGGTATTTTCAATTGCTGTTTTAGTAGCGTCGACATTTGTGGCCTTGGAGTCATTAATAAATGCAACATTATTTATCTTATTAACAAATTCTGTTTTATGAGGCAATCCAATGAACTTAGCTAAAGTGGTTTTCATTATTCTCGGATCAATTTTGAATATAGATGCTACACATATAGCCGCAAGCATATTTTCCAGATTGTGTGTGCTTTTTATCCTTAATTCATTAAGTCTGCATATCTCCTTCTCCTCCGCATCAGGCCTCATTGAGATTTTTTCATCTTTAACAAAAGCGTTACATGTTTGAATTTTTCTACTAAAAAACAAAGTATGTGCCTTTATTGTATTCTCAAATTTTCTCACTATAGGATCATCATAGTTTAGAATAGTGAAGTTCCTGGCAGTTTGGTTCTTGAAAATCATTGATTTTGCATGTATGTAATTCGTCATGTTTTTGTATCTGTCAAGATGGTCAGGTGTAATATTTAAAACTAAAGAAATAAAGGGACAAAATTTGTGAATAGTTTCCAGTTGGAAGCTGCTGATTTCAGCAACAATGATGTCGGATTTTGATAAGGATTCAACCTTTTCAGATAGGGCAGTTCCTATATTCCCAGCGACAATGGCATTGTAGCCTGCTTCTTTAAGCATATTCTTTATAAGGATAGTTGTTGTTGTTTTTCCGTTTGTACCCGTTATGGCAATGATTTTCGCAAGAGAGAACCACGATGCAAACTCTATTTCACTCACTATTTCAATATTCTCTTCCTTTGCCTTGCGAAGAATGGGAATATCCGGAGAAATACCAGGGCTTAGTATTATAAGATGCTTATTTTTGTAAACATTATCTGAATGCCTGCCTATTTCTACTTCAATGCCTATGCTAGTAAGAATATCTTTGTTTTTTTTAATATCCTCAGATGCAGAACTGTCACTCACAAAAACGGTCGCACCCATTTTTCTAGCCAGTTTTGCAGCAGCAATACCGCTTTTTCCAAGGCCGAGAACAGTAATGGATTTATTTTTTATGTTCACAGCCTTTTTTTATCTCATTTTCAATTCGGATTAGTTTCTTTGAAATATCATTAATTCTATATTCAGAAGCACGATAATTGCAGTAATAAAGGATATATTCAGAATCCTATCCTGCCTTGCTGAAGTCTTTGCGCCAATTGCGCCGATAATATTTTTAATTTTCTCTTTTTCTTTACGGAATTGTTCCAGCTCTTCCTGTAGTTCTTTAACTCCGGGTCTGGTCATGTCAGTTTCCTTTGTTTTTCATTATGGCTTTAGCAGTTCAAATCCTGTAACTGGATCTAAAACGCGCATGGCTGTTGTATCAAGCAATTCAAATAAGATAATTTCCAGTACATGCCATGTCTTTACACCTTTGCGAATGCATCCGGTTACTGTTTGGGATTTTCTTCCGCAGGCTATATGCATATGCAAAATAGGTTTGCCTTTTTCATCAGGGAAAACAGTCCCAGTTCCTGCTATCTCATTCACATTATCAAGAATATGCTCCATAGGGACGATCAGCTTTTTACGTCCGTGTTCGGGACCAACTACAAGCTTGCTGTTCTTATCGGCTCCTCCGAGGATGATTAAGGCTGCGGCTTTAATGGACTTTTCGCGAGAAAATTTTTCAATCTCCTCATGGATAACATCTCCGTCCTCAAGACGAATAACAAATATTCTTCCTTGTTTGGCTTGTGAATATTTCATTAGATTTTTTTTACTTCA
Proteins encoded in this window:
- the murD gene encoding UDP-N-acetylmuramoyl-L-alanine--D-glutamate ligase, with translation MNIKNKSITVLGLGKSGIAAAKLARKMGATVFVSDSSASEDIKKNKDILTSIGIEVEIGRHSDNVYKNKHLIILSPGISPDIPILRKAKEENIEIVSEIEFASWFSLAKIIAITGTNGKTTTTILIKNMLKEAGYNAIVAGNIGTALSEKVESLSKSDIIVAEISSFQLETIHKFCPFISLVLNITPDHLDRYKNMTNYIHAKSMIFKNQTARNFTILNYDDPIVRKFENTIKAHTLFFSRKIQTCNAFVKDEKISMRPDAEEKEICRLNELRIKSTHNLENMLAAICVASIFKIDPRIMKTTLAKFIGLPHKTEFVNKINNVAFINDSKATNVDATKTAIENTLSPIILIMGGKHKGSSYTYLEQAIRNKVKHLILIGEAKDIIKKDIGELVPLTYVYSMDDAVEEAFSLAVQNDTILLSPACSSFDMFQNYIERGNLFKNAVNTLKSRIEHA
- a CDS encoding DNA-binding protein gives rise to the protein MKYSQAKQGRIFVIRLEDGDVIHEEIEKFSREKSIKAAALIILGGADKNSKLVVGPEHGRKKLIVPMEHILDNVNEIAGTGTVFPDEKGKPILHMHIACGRKSQTVTGCIRKGVKTWHVLEIILFELLDTTAMRVLDPVTGFELLKP